One Camelina sativa cultivar DH55 chromosome 3, Cs, whole genome shotgun sequence genomic window carries:
- the LOC104774803 gene encoding cinnamoyl-CoA reductase 1 — translation MPVDETSPAGKTVCVTGAGGYIASWIVKSLLERGYTVKGTVRNPDDPKNTHLRELEGAKERLVLCKADLQDYEALKAAVDGCDGVFHTASPVTDDPEQMVEPAVNGAKFVINAAAEAKVKRVVITSSIGAVYMDPNRDPDAVVDESCWSDLDFCKNTKNWYCYGKMVAEQAAWETAKEKGVDLVVLNPVLVLGPPLQPTINASLFHVLKYLTGSAKTYANLTQAYVDVRDVALAHVLVYEAPSASGRYLLAESALHRGEVVEILAKLFPEYPLPTKCKDEKNPRAKPYKFTNQKIKDLGLEFTSTKQSLYDTVKSLQEKGHLPPPPPPSTSQESIENGIKIGS, via the exons ATGCCAGTCGACGAAACATCACCGGCCGGAAAAACCGTATGCGTCACCGGAGCCGGTGGATACATCGCTTCTTGGATAGTTAAGTCACTTCTTGAGAGAGGCTACACAGTCAAAGGAACCGTACGGAATCCAG ATGATCCGAAGAATACACATTTGAGAGAACTAGAAGGAGCAAAGGAGAGACTGGTCCTGTGCAAAGCAGATCTTCAAGACTACGAAGCTCTTAAGGCGGCGGTTGATGGTTGCGACGGCGTCTTTCATACGGCTTCTCCGGTCACTGACGATCCC GAGCAAATGGTTGAGCCGGCTGTGAACGGAGCCAAGTTCGTCATTAATGCTGCGGCTGAAGCTAAGGTTAAGCGTGTTGTCATCACTTCCTCTATTGGTGCCGTCTACATGGACCCTAACCGTGACCCTGACGCAGTCGTTGACGAAAGTTGTTGGAGTGATCTTGACTTCTGCAAAAACACCAAG AATTGGTATTGTTACGGTAAGATGGTGGCAGAACAAGCGGCGTGGGAGACAGCAAAAGAGAAAGGTGTTGACTTGGTGGTGTTGAATCCGGTGCTTGTTCTTGGACCCCCATTACAGCCGACGATCAACGCCAGTCTCTTCCACGTCCTCAAATACCTAACCGGCTCGGCTAAGACTTACGCTAACTTGACTCAGGCTTATGTGGATGTTCGCGATGTCGCGCTGGCTCATGTTCTGGTCTATGAGGCACCATCGGCCTCCGGGCGTTATCTCCTTGCCGAGAGCGCACTTCACCGTGGTGAAGTTGTTGAGATTCTGGCTAAGCTATTCCCGGAGTATCCACTTCCCACCAA GTGCAAGGACGAGAAGAACCCTAGAGCCAAGCCATACAAATTCACTAACCAAAAGATTAAGGACTTAGGCTTAGAGTTCACATCCACTAAGCAAAGCCTCTACGACACAGTCAAGAGCTTGCAAGAGAAAGGtcaccttcctcctcctccccctccTTCAACTTCACAAGAATCCATCGAAAACGGCATCAAGATCGGTTCTTGA
- the LOC104774783 gene encoding metal transporter Nramp6 codes for MAAATASGGNTSFSNSPLIENSDSNQIVVPEKKSWKNFFSYLGPGFLVSIAYIDPGNFETDLQSGAQYKYELLWIILVASCAALVIQSLAANLGVVTGKHLAEHCRAEYSKVPNFMLWVVAEIAVVACDIPEVIGTAFALNMLFNIPVWIGVLLTGLSTLILLALQRYGIRKLEFLIAFLVFTIALCFFVEIHYSKPDPKEVLYGLFVPQLKGNGATGLAISLLGAMVMPHNLFLHSALVLSRKIPRSVPGIKEACRYYLIESGLALSVAFLINVSVISVSGAVCNASDLSPEDRASCEDLDLNKASFLLRNVVGKWSSKIFAIALLASGQSSTITGTYAGQYVMQGFLNLRLQPWLRNFLTRCLAIIPSLIVALIGGSAGAGKLIIIASMILSFELPFALVPLLKFTSSRTKMGSHANSLLISAVTWIIGGLIMGINIYYIVSSFIKLLLHSHMKLVAIVFLGLLGFSGIALYLAAIGYLVLRKNRESSTQYLPSDNSQTAETLPSEDIVNMRLPNRVAGDLS; via the exons ATGGCGGCTGCAACAGCAAGTGGGGGCAACACAAGTTTCTCAAACTCTCCTCTCATCGAAAACTCTGATTCTAATCAGATTGTTGTCCCTGag AAGAAGAGTTGGAAAAACTTCTTCTCATACTTAGGCCCTGGCTTTCTCGTCTCAATTGCTTACATTGATCCTGGAAACT tTGAGACTGATTTGCAATCAGGAGCTCAATACAAGTATGAG TTACTCTGGATCATATTGGTGGCTTCATGTGCAGCTTTGGTGATTCAGTCTCTTGCTGCAAATCTTGGTGTCGTCACAG GGAAGCACTTAGCAGAGCATTGTAGAGCTGAATACtccaaagttccaaactttATGTTATGGGTAGTAGCTGAAATCGCTGTAGTCGCTTGTGACATTCCTGAAG TAATTGGAACAGCATTTGCTTTAAACATGCTTTTCAATATCCCAGTTTGGATTGGTGTTCTTCTCACTGGACTTAGTACATTGATTCTTCTAGCACTTCAACGATATGGG ATTAGGAAGCTCGAGTTCTTGATCGCGTTTCTTGTGTTCACTATTGCTCTATGCTTCTTTGTTGAGATTCATTACTCAAAACCAGATCCTAAAGAGGTCCTCTATGGTCTCTTTGTTCCTCAGTTAAAGGGTAATGGTGCAACTGGTTTAGCGATCTCTCTCCTAGGTGCCATGGTTATGCC GCACAATCTCTTTCTCCACTCTGCTTTAGTTCTCTCTAGAAAGATTCCTCGTTCAGTGCCCGGCATCAAG GAAGCTTGTCGGTATTACTTGATCGAAAGCGGATTAGCACTTTCTGTGGCATTTCTCATAAATGTCTCTGTGATATCAGTGAGTGGTGCAGTATGTAATGCCTCAGATTTAAGTCCAGAAGATCGAGCGAGTTGCgaagatttggatttaaacaaAGCTTCATTTCTACTAAGG AACGTTGTGGGAAAATGGAGCTCAAAGATATTTGCAATTGCGTTGCTTGCTTCTGGTCAGAGTTCAACAATAACCGGAACATATGCAGGACAATACGTTATGCAG ggGTTTCTTAATTTAAGACTACAACCATGGCTCAGAAACTTCTTAACAAGATGCTTAGCTATAATCCCAAGTTTGATCGTTGCTCTCATAGGTGGCTCAGCTGGTGCTGGAAAGTTAATCATCATTGCCTCG ATGATCTTATCCTTTGAACTCCCATTTGCTTTAGTCCCACTTCTCAAATTCACAAGCAGCAGAACCAAAATGGGCTCACACGCCAATTCACTTCTG ATTTCAGCTGTGACTTGGATCATTGGTGGACTTATTATGGGAATaaacatatactatatagtaagCAGCTTCATCAAGCTGCTTCTCCACAGTCACATGAAGCTTGTAGCCATTGTCTTCTTAGGACTGCTTGGATTCTCGGGCATTGCCCTTTACTTAGCTGCCATTGGTTACCTTGTTCTCCGTAAAAACAGAGAGTCCTCCACACAGTATCTCCCTTCTGATAACTCTCAGACCGCAGAAACACTTCCTAGCGAAGACATTGTGAACATGCGGTTACCTAATAGAGTAGCAGGCGACTTAAGTTGA
- the LOC104774814 gene encoding uncharacterized protein LOC104774814: MSVPPRFRSADSGEREFRSVLGPTGNKLQRKPPGMKLEKPMMEKTIIESKDEKTKKPTTPASPRTTLKQCSSLCSSLLRKNSASMTASYSSDASSSCESSPVSVASSSSCKKVVRRSGAVSSTRKLSVGKEEEKVAGDCFADGRKRCAWITPKADPCYVAFHDEEWGVPVHDDKKLFELLCLSGALAELAWTDILSRRQLLREIFMDFDPVAVSELNDKKLIAPGTAAISLLSEVKIRSILDNSRHVRKIIAEYGSFRKYMWNFVNNKPTQSQFRYQRQVPVKTSKAEFISKDLVRRGFRSVSPTVIYSFMQAVGLTNDHLIGCFRYQDCCVDAETITTTKAKKKNERE, encoded by the exons ATGTCTGTTCCACCTCGATTCCGGTCCGCGGATTCCGGTGAACGAGAATTCCGATCAGTTCTTGGTCCAACAGGAAACAAGCTGCAGAGGAAACCACCGGGGATGAAACTGGAGAAGCCGATGATGGAGAAGACCATCATCGAGTCAAAAGATGAGAAAACGAAGAAACCAACTACTCCGGCTTCGCCAAGGACGACTCTGAAGCAATGCTCGTCTCTTTGCTCCTCGCTTCTCAGAAAGAACAGTGCCTCTATGACTGCTTCGTATTCCTCTGACGCTTCTTCTTCCTGCGAGTCGTCTCCTGTGAGTGTGGCGTCTTCTTCGAGCTGTAAGAAGGTTGTGAGGAGAAGTGGAGCTGTCTCTTCCACGAGGAAGCTCAGTGTTGGGAAGGAAGAGGAGAAAGTTGCTGGTGATTGCTTTGCTGATGGGCGTAAAAGGTGTGCTTGGATCACACCTAAAGCTG ACCCATGCTATGTTGCTTTCCACGACGAAGAATGGGGAGTTCCTGTACATGACGACAA GAAGCTTTTCGAGTTATTATGCCTCTCTGGTGCTCTAGCTGAACTCGCCTGGACCGATATTCTCTCCAGAAGACAATTACTCAG GGAAATTTTCATGGACTTCGATCCAGTTGCTGTTTCTGAATTGAATGACAAAAAGTTAATAGCGCCTGGCACTGCTGCCATTTCCTTACTATCAGAGGTCAAGATACGGTCAATCCTCGATAACTCACGCCATGTGCGCAAG ATTATAGCTGAATACGGATCCTTTAGGAAGTACATGTGGAACTTTGTGAACAACAAGCCTACACAGAGCCAATTCAGGTATCAACGGCAAGTCCCAGTGAAGACATCAAAAGCTGAGTTTATAAGCAAAGATCTAGTACGCAGAGGTTTTCGCAGCGTTAGTCCAACGGTTATATACTCATTCATGCAAGCAGTTGGGCTCACAAACGATCATCTCATAGGGTGCTTCAGATACCAAGACTGTTGCGTAGATGCAGAGACGATAACAACAACCAAGGCCAAGAAGAAGAACGAGCGAGAGTGA
- the LOC104774841 gene encoding photosynthetic NDH subunit of subcomplex B 1, chloroplastic produces the protein MASLPLLPKPISPFFNTPPFPTTKPLVFLQTRLTSRSSDVSVNLKKKKNEWLDPFDSGEDPDNEYGSLFVDGKQDEDPRPPDNPDNPYGFLKFPKGYTVELASLPLKIRGDVRRCCCVISGGVYENLLFFPTIQLLKDRYPGVQVDVLTTERGKQTFELNKNVRWANVYDPDDHWPEPAEYTDMIGILKGRYYDMILSTKLAGLGHAAFLFMTTARDRVSYIYPNVNSAGAGLMLSETFTAENTNLSELGYSMYDQMEDWLGRPFRSVPRTPVLPLRVSISRKLKEVVAEKYRNAGAATGKFIVIHGIESDSKASMQSKGDSDSLLSLEKWAKIVKGIRGYKPLFVIPHEKERENVEDFVGDDTSMVFITTPGQLAALINDSAGVIATNTAALQLANARDKPSIGLFSSEEKGKLFVPYAEEKNNCVIVASKTGKLADIEIETVKNAMQVFEGSLALV, from the exons atggcTTCACTTCCTCTGTTACCCAAACCCATTTCACCATTCTTCAATACGCCGCCGTTTCCCACTACCAAACCACTCGTATTTCTTCAAACTCGCCTTACTTCGAGATCCTCCGATGTTTCCGTcaatctcaagaagaagaagaacgaatgGCTCGACCCGTTTGATAGCGGTGAAGACCCGGATAACGAATACGGGTCCTTGTTTGTCGACGGGAAGCAAGACGAGGATCCACGACCACCGGATAATCCTGATAACCCTTACGGTTTCTTGAAGTTTCCCAAGGGTTACACCGTAGAGCTCGCTTCTTTGCCGTTGAAAATCAGAGGAGATGTTAGACGTTGTTGCTGCGTTATCTCCGGTGGCGTTTACGAGAATTTACTCTTTTTCCCCACTATTCAGCTACTCAAAGACAG GTATCCTGGTGTTCAGGTAGATGTACTAACGACtgaaagaggaaaacaaacatTTGAGTTAAACAAAAACGTCAGATGGGCAAATGTGTATGATCCTGATGATCATTGGCCTGAACCAGCTGAATACACTGACATGATCGGAATTCTCaaa GGAAGGTACTATGACATGATTCTGTCCACTAAGCTCGCAGGGTTAGGCCACGCAGCGTTTTTGTTCATGACAACGGCTCGAGACAGAGTTAGTTACATTTACCCGAATGTTAACTCTGCTGGAGCTGGTCTGATGCTGTCTGAAACTTTTACCGCAGAAAATACCAACCTTTCAGAATTAGGTTATAGCAT GTATGATCAGATGGAAGATTGGTTAGGAAGACCGTTTAGGAGTGTTCCAAGGACTCCTGTGCTGCCACTTAGAGTATCAATTTCGCGGAAATTGAAAGAGGTTGTGGCTGAGAAGTACAGGAATGCTGGAGCAGCCACAGGGAAGTTTATAGTAATTCATGGGATTGAATCAGATTCAAAGGCATCAATGCAATCAAAAGGAGATAGTGATAGTTTACTTTCACTTGAAAAATGGGCTAAGATTGTAAAGGGAATaag GGGATACAAACCGCTCTTTGTGATTCCtcatgagaaagagagagaaaacgttGAAGATTTTGTGGGTGATGATACATCTATGGTGTTCATCACAACACCAGGACAG TTGGCTGCTCTGATAAACGATTCTGCTGGAGTTATTGCTACAAATACAGCTGCGCTTCAATTAGCTAATGCGCGAGACAAACCGAG taTTGGGTTGTTCTCCTCAGAAGAGAAAGGGAAGCTCTTCGTACCATACGCAGAAGAGAAGAACAATTGTGTAATTGTTGCTTCGAAGACCGGGAAACTAGCAGATATCGAGATAGAAACTGTTAAAAATGCAATGCAGGTCTTTGAAGGATCATTGGCTCTCGTGTAG